Genomic segment of Numida meleagris isolate 19003 breed g44 Domestic line unplaced genomic scaffold, NumMel1.0 unplaced_Scaffold896, whole genome shotgun sequence:
CTACTCACACACACGCTCCATATACACTCAAAACTACATAACccaaaaaagaacagaaagaagaaaaataaagtaaaacaaaagaaataaaaataataaaccacGAAGTGGACACAATTCAGACTAAATACACACTAAACACCCACGACACCCAAGACACACACTAAACACCCACAACAGATACTAAACACCCATGACACCCCCACCACCCACTAGCCAGCCACTAGCCACCCTGAACACCCACGACACCCCCACGACACCCCCACGTCACATGCTATACGCTGTACGCTGAACACTAAACACACAGGCTGTACGCTGAACACTAAACACACAGGCTGTACGCTGAACACTAAACACACAGGCTGTACGCTGAACACTAAACACACACGCTGTACGCTGAACACTAAACACACTAAGTAGACACTATAAACACTACATATACATGATATACACACGATATACTCTAAATATACAATAATTATACAAGACATACACTAAATATGCACTACATAGACAAGACATGTATTAAATATACACGATATTCcctaaaaatagaataaatattcACGATATACACTAAAAATACAAgatattcatgaaaaataagaaatacactaaatatacaccAAATTCAAGAAATGTACACTATATACACTACATGTACACTAAATGTACGCTAAATGTACAGTAACTGTACGCAATATACCCTAAACGTACGCGATATACCCTAAACAGACACTAATCAGACACTATATTCACTAAATATACActatatacactaaatatactCTATATAGACAAGACATACTCTAAATGTACACAATAAACAATAGATTTACACTAAACATACACGATATGCTCTAAATATACATGATATGCTCTGAATGTGCTCTAAATGTACACTAAATACACACTAAATGTACACGAAAAACACACGATGTACTCTAAATAGACACGATGTACACTAAATGTACACAAAgtacactaaatatacactaaaTGTACACAAAgtacactaaatatacactaaaTGGACACTTAATACACACGATATACACTAAATGGACACTTAATACACACGATATACACCAATTGTACACTTAATACACACGATATACACCAATTGTACACTTAATACACACGATATACACCAATTGTACACTAAATGTACACGATATACACTAAATAAACTGTAAATATACACGAAAAATACACACGACGGACACGAAAAATACACACACGACCGACACTAAATATTAACTGAACTAAACACACACGATGGACACtaaatatacatgaaaaatacaagATGTATATGAAAATTACAAGATCGAAAGATACGCACACTGAACGGACGCGAAAGATACGCACACGATGCACGCTAAATACACGCTAAATGGACATGATGTACGCTAAAGGTACACTCCTCAATACACACGACGTACACTCCTCAATACACACGACGTACACTCCTCAATACACACGACGAAAAAAATACGAAAAATACAACACACACACTAAAAGGATGCAAAAAATGGACGCAAAAAAAAATGCGAAACACACTTAATAAACTAAATATACGCTATATAGACAAGAcatacactaaatatacacaaTATAGAATAATTTGCACTAAATACACATGACATGCACACGATATACATGGAATATTAACAAAATACACACGATATACATGGAATATTAACTAAATATACACGATATTATCTAAATGTACACTATATACACTAAATAAACACTAAATATACACAAAATATGCACTACATAGATGAGCACTAAATGTACACGAAAAATACCCTAAGTTTACCCTAAATAGACACGATATACCCTAAATAGACCCTAAATAGACACGATTTACCCTAAATAGACCCTAAATAGACACGATTTACCCTAAATATACCCTAAATAGACACTACATGCACCATGCATGTACATACTGAATATGCCCGAGCCCCACTGAATATGCCCGAGCCCCACGGAATATGCCCGAGCCCCACGGAATATGCCCGAGCCCCACTGCAATGGGAGTCGCCAGTACAGTCGGCATTAGGAGAGCGTGGGGCTGTAACCGTGACGACAGCCTCTCTCTATTCCTAAACAGAGCTGAACCATTCATTAAGAGGAAAATTACACTAAGTAATTGTTCTAAGGATACAACAATGATATTTTGAAGCATAAGGGTTCTAATTTAAGCTAGATATGGGATTAAAGTTACAGTTAGTTCAACAATGGCTTTGGCATGACATATTGGGTTAAGATGACTTGGACAGCAAACCCCAGGCACTGCTTTTATGCCTACACTGAGCATTAGAGACATTTGTAGCATTGGGTTAAGGGTGAGCTTCCAAGTCACACGATGGGTTACTACAATTACCTCTGGAGCTCCCATTAAGCTTAGGGTTGAAGTCCAGCTCACCATTATTGCTGCCTCTCTGCCAATCCCAGTGAAGCAAAGGCAAGCAGAAAACCGAAGGGAACAGCAAGGCCAAGGCAAGGAGAAgaacaagggaagggaaaggcaaaAGCGAAGACAATTAGAACATCCAAGGAAAAACGAACAGACACGCAACGGGAGGAAGAACACCACACGGAAAGCCTGGGAGAGGGCAAACGTCAAATCTGTAGGAAACACGGTAAGGAAGGCCTGGGTGAGGGCAAACGCCAAATCCAAAAGGAACGTGGCAAAAAGGGCCTGGGCGAGGGCAAACGCCAAATCCGAAGAGAATGCAGCAACGAAGGCTGGGGCGAGAGCAAACCTCATAGCGAAAGGGAACGCAGAAAGGCAGGCCTGGGCGAGGGCAAACGCCAAATCCAAAGAGAACGTGGCAAGGAAGGCCTGGGCGAGGGCAAACGCCAAATCTTAAAGGAACACAGCAAGGATGGCCTGAGCGAGGGCAAACGCCAAATCCGAAGAAAAGGTGGCAAGGAAGGCCTGGGCGAGGGCAACCGCCTCAGCAAAAGGGAACGCAGCAAGGAAGGCCTGAGCGAGGGCAAACACGAAATCCAAAGAGAACGTGGCAAGGAAGGCCTGGGCGAGGGCAAACGCCTCAGTGAAAGGGAACGCGGCAAAGAAGGCCCAGGCGAGATCAACTACCGAGCTGAACATGGCAAAGATGGCTCTGCAGAGAGCAAGCAGCAAGGAGACAATTAGAACACCCAAGGAAAAACCAACACACACGCAACGGGATGAAGAACACCACACGGAAAGCCTGGGAGAGGGCAAACGTCAAATCCAAAAGGAATGCGGCAAGGAGGGCCTGGGTGAGGCAAACGCCTCAGCGAAAGAGAACGCAACAAGGAAGGCCCGGTTGAGGGCAAACACCAAATCCGAAGGGAACACGGCAAGGAAGGCCCAGGCGAGATCAACTACCGAGCTGAACGTGGCAAAGATGGCTCCGCAGAGAGCAAGCAGCAAGGAGAACGCAGCAAAGGAGGCCCGGGCGAGGGCAAGGGCAATGAGAAGACTCGAGAAAGGCAGAGGCAAGGAGAGCACCACACGGAAAGTCAAGGCAAACCAAGGACAAGGACTACAACCGAGGGAAAGCCTAGGAAGAGGCAGaggcaagaaaaacacagcaggagaaaaagaaggcagCCTTCAGGGTACCCTCAAGCACAGTCACAAGCTCAGGGAGCACTACCTTGAGCCACGCTACTGAAAGGGTCAACATTGGTAGGTGTACATTACCCTTACCTGTATAGGCAACCAGTTACCAGACAGACAAGGAGGATTCCGAGgcattccaggaaatccaggGTTCTGCTTCAAGCTGACTTCATGAGGAGCCACAGGGCTCCGTGCAGTTCCGGCACTACCCAGGAGCACCGCAATTCTCCACTGCCACCTGCAGAGCACAACACAGGAATGAAGGCTCTGCGCCCCATAAATGCACAGGTCGTACACTGTGAGCATTGCGCTTACCAGCAGCACAGTAGCAAGGTGCCTGGGGCTGTGAGACACGACGGCGCCACGGAGTTCGGTGACCGGGGCACGGTCGGGGAAGCCTGCGTGCTCAGCAGCGCTGCGGAAACTCACCAACCAACACGGTTATCACGTAGCGCTTCACTTCTTGCCATTTGACTACAAGATAcatagagcatcaggtaggcaTCACactacaacactgctaattggaGAGCAGATAGCGTCACACAGGCATTCTTGCAGTTCCATAGTGCTTAGCAGTCCCATAGAGCACAACTTGGAGGCATAGATGTTTGACCTAGCAACAGAGCAGCTGTTACTCATttcaggcctccaaggacactccagaGATCACTCGAGCAAGTTCTAATGAACATGCCCACACTCCGTCAAGTACTTCCCACATTTCCCCcgtttttaatttattaataagCCAACAATTACTATTCTCTAAAATAATACCACTATTCATATTAATAATAGAACCATCATCACTCAAACAAGGCCTCGTTTGACAACACACTAAACCTAATTAACAACACAAGGCAAACGTAGCATAATGACAGGAAACACTGTTAAACCCGTTCATCAAGAATGAACACTTGTTTGGCCCATGG
This window contains:
- the LOC110392064 gene encoding octapeptide-repeat protein T2-like, whose product is ERGKKGLGEGKRQIRRECSNEGWGESKPHSERERRKAGLGEGKRQIQRERGKEGLGEGKRQILKEHSKDGLSEGKRQIRRKGGKEGLGEGNRLSKRERSKEGLSEGKHEIQRERGKEGLGEGKRLSERERGKEGPGEINYRAEHGKDGSAESKQQGDN